In Methanofastidiosum sp., the sequence TACAACTACTGGAAAACTTGCAAGATTCTACCAAAAAAGAGGTTTTAAGGTAGGCGTCGTTGGAGCCGATACGTGGAGGCCTGGGGCTTTTGAGCAGTTGAAACAGTTCTGTTCTGAAAATAACATACCTGTGTTTGGCGATCCTAAAGAAAAGGACAGCATTAAATTGGCAAGAGAAGGGGTAAAACACTTTAAGGAAAAAGTTTCAGACATAATCCTTGTCGATACAGCAGGAAGGCATAGGGAAGAAAAGGGCCTTATAGATGAGATGACGGAAATCTCTACTACAATTAATCCTGATGAAGTTACACTTGTTATAGATGGTACGATTGGTCAGCAGGCTTTCGTTCAAGCTGAAGGATTTGCAAATGCAACTAACGTAGGATCTATAATAGTAACAAAGCTTGACGGTTCAGCAAAAGGTGGAGGGGCACTATCTGCTGCAGCAGCAACAGGCGCTCCTATTAAATTTATTGGAACTGGGGAAAGAATCGATGCCATCGAACCGTTCGATCCGAAAAGATTTGTTTCACGATTATTGGGTCTTGGGGATCTTGAGACTCTTTTGGAGAAAGTAAAAGAGGCTTCTGAGGCAGAAGATTATTCAAAACTTGACAAAGATAAGATTCTATCGGGAAAATTTGATCTTTTCGATATGTATAGCCAACTTGAGATGGTAAGTAAGATGGGGCCATTGAAACAAGTTTTATCTATGATACCTGGAATGGGTTCAAATCTACCAACAGATATGGTTGAAGTTGGAGAAGAGAAACTTACAAAGTTTAGGATAATAATGGATTCAATGACTATGCAGGAAAAGAAAAATCCTAAATTAATTAACCATGAACGTATAAGAAGAATTTCAAGAGGTTCTGGTACAAATCAGGGAGATGTAAAAGAACTTCTAAATCAGTACGCAATGATTAAGAAGTTCTTAAAAGGCATGAACAAAAGACAACTAAGAGGAATGAAGGGAAAAATGCCTATGATGCCACCTGGCTTCGAAATGTAACTTATTATGATATACTTTCTAGGAAGGAAGAAGCCCAAGAAGGGGCGCCGCCGATATGGATGTGTAGATATGATCCGATACAT encodes:
- the ffh gene encoding signal recognition particle protein; this translates as MVLDSLSGALSGALRKLTKAGVVDESLIKELVKDIQKALLLSDVNVKLVFELSKNIESRAMEEKLPKGVSRKEHIIKIVYEELSKFMGSDTKKEHLPDKKGKVVLMVGIQGSGKTTTTGKLARFYQKRGFKVGVVGADTWRPGAFEQLKQFCSENNIPVFGDPKEKDSIKLAREGVKHFKEKVSDIILVDTAGRHREEKGLIDEMTEISTTINPDEVTLVIDGTIGQQAFVQAEGFANATNVGSIIVTKLDGSAKGGGALSAAAATGAPIKFIGTGERIDAIEPFDPKRFVSRLLGLGDLETLLEKVKEASEAEDYSKLDKDKILSGKFDLFDMYSQLEMVSKMGPLKQVLSMIPGMGSNLPTDMVEVGEEKLTKFRIIMDSMTMQEKKNPKLINHERIRRISRGSGTNQGDVKELLNQYAMIKKFLKGMNKRQLRGMKGKMPMMPPGFEM